The Hydrogenobacter hydrogenophilus genome has a window encoding:
- a CDS encoding slipin family protein, which yields MRGILEVLPFLLFLVVVFGAIFGVDLLKIVGGANMPLVILLVLVVIFLSVSVKIVPEYQRAVIFRLGRVIGAKGPGLFILIPIIDRMVKMDLRTVTLDVPTQDIITKDNVSVSVDAVVYFRVVDPVKAVVEVENYYYATSQIAQTTLRSVCGAVELDELLAEREKLNIQLQEIIDRQTDPWGVKVVAVELKKIDLPEELRRAMARQAEAERERRAKIITAEAEYQAAQKLADAAKILASEPLALQIRYLETIQTVSSKPGNTILIPIPLEMMKFFTKDEEKIQGKS from the coding sequence ATGAGAGGGATTTTAGAGGTTTTGCCTTTTTTGCTGTTTCTTGTGGTAGTGTTTGGTGCTATCTTTGGAGTAGACCTTTTAAAAATCGTAGGGGGTGCTAATATGCCTTTGGTTATTCTCTTGGTTTTAGTGGTTATCTTTTTATCAGTAAGTGTTAAGATAGTTCCCGAATACCAAAGAGCGGTTATTTTTAGGCTGGGAAGGGTTATAGGAGCAAAGGGTCCAGGGCTTTTTATACTCATACCCATAATAGACAGAATGGTCAAAATGGACCTCAGAACTGTGACTCTTGATGTGCCCACTCAGGACATAATAACTAAGGACAATGTGTCTGTCAGCGTGGACGCGGTTGTCTATTTCAGAGTTGTAGATCCGGTAAAGGCTGTGGTGGAAGTAGAAAACTACTACTATGCTACATCGCAGATAGCTCAAACTACTTTAAGAAGCGTTTGCGGTGCTGTGGAACTTGACGAGCTTCTTGCAGAGAGGGAAAAGCTAAACATACAACTGCAGGAGATAATAGACAGGCAAACAGACCCATGGGGCGTCAAGGTGGTGGCGGTAGAGCTAAAAAAGATAGACCTTCCTGAGGAACTCAGGCGTGCTATGGCAAGGCAGGCAGAAGCAGAAAGAGAAAGAAGAGCTAAGATCATAACCGCAGAAGCAGAGTATCAGGCGGCTCAAAAGCTTGCAGACGCTGCCAAGATCTTAGCATCAGAACCCTTAGCTTTGCAAATTAGATATCTGGAAACAATACAGACAGTTAGTTCAAAGCCGGGCAACACCATCCTAATACCCATTCCCTTGGAGATGATGAAGTTTTTCACAAAAGATGAGGAAAAGATACAGGGTAAGAGTTAA
- a CDS encoding DUF58 domain-containing protein: MRKRYRVRVNRSGIIFIGITVFFGVAAVNTANNLLYLVVSSMLSFMLVSGLISLYNLRGLSIKLIPPAEVYAMRYENFRLLVENRKRLPSFLIRFPSKLKDETLPIIFKRGETNVSLFFERRGLYQNVQVVIATSFPVGLFERYYVEVVPINLVVFPKPIPTKLSFLESSSTKEMGESFQSLTRGYDEVHSIREYRGEPVKLIHWKASAKTGKLYVKDTYSQEKSPIVLSLDLVDGSKEEKVSKLAYLVIKLISEGYPVGLKIGEDIIPPATGERHKREILTALALLK, translated from the coding sequence ATGAGGAAAAGATACAGGGTAAGAGTTAATCGCTCAGGAATCATCTTCATAGGCATAACGGTATTTTTTGGTGTTGCAGCGGTAAACACAGCAAACAACCTCCTTTACTTAGTTGTGTCTTCTATGCTTTCCTTTATGTTAGTATCTGGCTTGATCTCTCTTTATAACCTGCGTGGCCTCAGTATCAAGCTTATCCCACCTGCGGAAGTTTATGCCATGAGGTACGAAAATTTTAGGCTATTAGTAGAAAACAGAAAGAGACTACCCTCCTTCCTCATAAGATTCCCTTCTAAACTAAAAGATGAAACCCTGCCAATAATCTTCAAAAGAGGAGAAACTAATGTAAGTCTATTTTTTGAAAGGAGAGGTCTTTATCAAAATGTGCAAGTTGTTATAGCAACAAGCTTTCCTGTGGGACTTTTTGAGAGATACTATGTAGAAGTTGTGCCTATAAACTTAGTGGTTTTTCCTAAGCCAATTCCTACAAAGCTAAGCTTTTTAGAAAGCTCATCTACCAAGGAGATGGGAGAGAGTTTCCAGAGTCTTACCAGAGGATACGACGAGGTGCATTCCATAAGGGAGTACAGAGGAGAACCTGTAAAGCTTATACACTGGAAAGCTTCTGCCAAAACAGGCAAGCTTTATGTAAAGGATACCTACTCGCAGGAAAAAAGCCCTATAGTGCTTTCCCTTGATTTAGTTGATGGTAGCAAAGAAGAAAAAGTCTCTAAACTGGCTTATCTTGTGATAAAGCTGATAAGTGAAGGCTATCCCGTAGGGCTAAAGATAGGTGAGGACATAATACCTCCTGCTACTGGTGAAAGGCACAAAAGGGAGATTCTTACCGCCTTAGCTCTCCTCAAATAG
- the pheA gene encoding prephenate dehydratase produces the protein MDEIWALRKEIDRIDEEILRLLNERISIAQRIGELKKNAGLDIHAPEREREVFERLLKLNRELYGGKFPEEALFHVYREVMSACLSVEKPLRVAYLGPKATFTHQAALEYFGFSVHYVPVSTIRDVFSEVDLDRVDYGVVPVENTIEGVVNYTLDMFLEYDLKIVGEVVIPIRLHLLSNLSNLKDVKRIYSHRHALAQCRTWLDKNLPNAQIIETESTARACEIVLELEDAAAIASEVASYTYHLGILAENIQDSSNNFTRFLVIGKRSVKRTGKDKTSLILAVRNKPGDLYKTLESFYIYGVNLTKIESRPSKKKAWDYVFFVDLDGHMEDENVKMALESLSKNNRIIKILGSYPKALFEES, from the coding sequence ATGGACGAGATATGGGCTTTACGGAAGGAAATAGACCGTATAGATGAGGAGATCCTAAGACTCCTTAACGAAAGGATAAGTATAGCTCAAAGGATAGGCGAGCTTAAAAAAAACGCAGGGCTTGATATACACGCACCAGAAAGGGAAAGAGAGGTATTTGAGAGGCTCCTAAAACTAAACAGAGAACTTTACGGCGGAAAGTTTCCCGAAGAGGCTCTTTTTCATGTATACAGGGAAGTTATGTCTGCGTGTTTATCTGTTGAAAAACCACTAAGGGTTGCCTATTTGGGACCAAAAGCCACTTTTACCCATCAGGCTGCTCTTGAGTATTTTGGTTTTTCCGTACATTATGTACCTGTAAGTACCATAAGGGATGTTTTCAGTGAAGTGGACTTGGACAGAGTAGATTACGGCGTGGTGCCTGTAGAGAACACTATAGAAGGTGTTGTCAATTACACCCTTGACATGTTTTTAGAGTATGACCTAAAGATAGTAGGTGAGGTAGTCATTCCTATAAGGCTACACCTCCTCTCTAACCTCTCAAACCTAAAAGATGTGAAAAGAATATACTCTCACAGGCATGCCTTAGCTCAATGTAGGACTTGGTTAGATAAAAACTTACCAAATGCTCAGATCATAGAAACGGAAAGCACCGCAAGGGCATGTGAGATAGTTCTTGAGCTTGAAGATGCTGCAGCCATAGCCAGTGAAGTGGCATCTTACACTTATCATCTGGGCATCCTTGCAGAAAACATACAGGACAGTTCTAACAACTTCACCAGATTTCTCGTTATAGGAAAGAGAAGTGTGAAACGAACAGGGAAGGACAAAACGAGCCTCATACTTGCAGTCAGAAACAAACCTGGTGATCTTTACAAAACTTTAGAAAGCTTTTACATATACGGAGTTAACCTTACTAAAATAGAGTCAAGACCTTCTAAAAAGAAGGCGTGGGATTATGTCTTCTTTGTTGACTTGGACGGACACATGGAAGATGAGAATGTCAAAATGGCGCTGGAGTCCCTTTCCAAAAACAACCGTATCATAAAGATCCTTGGTTCTTACCCTAAGGCTCTATTTGAGGAGAGCTAA
- the thiO gene encoding glycine oxidase ThiO: MTKIIVVGSGIIGLSSALFLSLSGFRVSLITKNPEEAVSWVAGGMLAPFSEGLEGVLFDFSYRSLKEYPSYVELIREVSGQKIDLWMEGINRVVLKGEEDTLRKARRYIKEGFKLEILTPKAQLSDCVDCVIHYAEEGWVDVPMLMDALLFAINREGVEFITDRIHKVITKDRRVIRLEGVKNRYEADFYVFCTGTWTRELFDLPVFPVKGQALKVKYPHVDRVYYSLISYIIPRSKYVYIGATTEKQNTDPQVSLEGIKTLSENAIRIMPTISSAQFLSAVVGFRPATPDELPIFDLGENYMLLTGHYRNGILHAPMTVRVLQDYLLKGERSYYLDYFSPERFKNP; the protein is encoded by the coding sequence ATGACAAAAATCATTGTGGTAGGAAGCGGAATTATAGGTCTTAGTAGTGCGCTTTTTTTGTCTCTTTCTGGCTTTAGGGTAAGTCTTATAACCAAAAATCCTGAGGAAGCGGTATCATGGGTGGCAGGAGGCATGTTGGCACCTTTTTCAGAGGGGCTCGAAGGTGTGCTATTTGATTTCTCTTACCGTAGTCTAAAGGAGTATCCGTCCTATGTGGAACTCATCAGAGAAGTGTCTGGGCAAAAGATAGATCTGTGGATGGAAGGTATAAACAGAGTGGTGCTAAAGGGAGAGGAAGATACCCTTAGAAAGGCAAGGAGGTACATTAAAGAGGGTTTTAAGCTTGAGATATTAACGCCTAAAGCTCAGCTTTCTGATTGTGTGGACTGCGTTATACATTACGCGGAGGAAGGTTGGGTAGATGTACCTATGCTTATGGATGCTCTTCTGTTTGCGATAAACAGAGAGGGTGTGGAGTTTATAACAGACAGAATACACAAAGTGATTACCAAAGACAGAAGGGTTATCAGGTTAGAAGGCGTTAAAAACAGATACGAAGCGGACTTTTATGTGTTTTGCACCGGCACATGGACAAGGGAGCTTTTTGACCTTCCCGTCTTTCCTGTCAAAGGTCAGGCTCTTAAGGTAAAGTATCCTCATGTGGATAGGGTTTACTACTCTTTAATTTCTTACATAATTCCAAGGAGTAAGTATGTTTATATAGGTGCAACCACCGAAAAACAAAACACAGACCCTCAGGTATCTCTTGAAGGCATAAAGACGCTATCGGAAAACGCTATACGTATAATGCCTACCATAAGCTCCGCTCAGTTTTTATCCGCTGTGGTAGGTTTCAGACCAGCCACACCTGATGAACTTCCCATCTTTGATCTTGGAGAGAACTACATGCTACTGACAGGACACTACAGAAACGGCATACTTCATGCTCCTATGACTGTAAGAGTATTACAGGATTACTTACTTAAAGGTGAGAGGTCTTACTACTTGGACTACTTTTCCCCAGAAAGGTTCAAAAACCCATGA
- a CDS encoding OsmC family protein — MKVKVVQKEDFHFVGSGESGREVLIDAAGYVGGKGRGVRPPELLFHSIAGCVGIHLYEALHKEGKHTQHIEIETDAERITEGYPKVFTKIYLFVKVKGDVSEEDVKKALDKVIYNPGTCSIAYMINQVAPIEYKVELIS; from the coding sequence ATGAAGGTAAAGGTGGTGCAAAAAGAGGACTTTCACTTTGTGGGTAGTGGTGAATCCGGAAGGGAAGTGCTCATAGATGCTGCTGGGTATGTGGGTGGTAAAGGAAGGGGTGTAAGGCCACCGGAACTTCTCTTTCATTCCATAGCAGGATGCGTAGGCATACACCTTTACGAGGCTCTTCATAAGGAAGGCAAGCACACACAACACATAGAGATAGAAACAGACGCGGAGAGAATAACTGAGGGCTATCCAAAAGTTTTTACCAAAATATACCTCTTTGTAAAAGTTAAAGGAGATGTAAGTGAAGAGGACGTTAAAAAGGCTCTGGACAAGGTGATTTACAACCCTGGTACCTGCTCCATAGCCTACATGATAAACCAAGTGGCACCCATAGAGTATAAGGTGGAACTCATAAGCTGA
- the accC gene encoding acetyl-CoA carboxylase biotin carboxylase subunit, whose product MFKKVLIANRGEIACRIIRACKELGIQTVAIYNEIEATARHVKMADEAYMIGVNPLDTYLNAERIVDLALEVGADAIHPGYGFLAENEHFARLCEEKGIVFIGPHWKVIELMGDKARSKEVMKKAGVPTVPGSDGILKDVEEAKAIAREIGYPVLLKASAGGGGRGIRICRNEEELVRNYENAYNEAVKAFGRGDLLLEKYVENPKHIEFQVLGDKYGNVIHLGERDCSIQRRNQKLVEIAPSLLLTPEQREYYGSLVVKAAKEIGYYSAGTMEFIADEKGNLYFIEMNTRIQVEHPVTEMITGIDIVKWQIRIAAGEKLRYSQEDIKFNGFSIECRINAEDPKKNFAPSIGTIERYYVPGGFGIRVEHAASKGYEITPYYDSLIAKLIVWAPLWEVAVDRMRAALETYEISGVKTTIPLLINIMKEKDFRSGKFTTKYLEEHPEVFDYAEHRDKEDFVAFISAAIASYHGL is encoded by the coding sequence ATGTTTAAAAAAGTCCTTATAGCCAACAGAGGAGAAATAGCCTGTAGGATAATAAGGGCTTGCAAAGAACTTGGCATACAGACAGTAGCCATATACAACGAGATAGAAGCTACCGCAAGACATGTAAAGATGGCTGATGAAGCCTACATGATAGGCGTAAACCCCTTAGACACATATCTTAATGCTGAAAGGATAGTGGATCTCGCTCTTGAAGTAGGGGCTGATGCCATACATCCCGGTTATGGTTTCCTTGCGGAAAACGAACATTTTGCGCGTCTATGTGAAGAAAAGGGCATAGTGTTCATAGGTCCCCACTGGAAGGTTATAGAACTTATGGGAGATAAAGCAAGATCAAAGGAGGTTATGAAAAAAGCGGGTGTCCCAACAGTACCTGGCAGTGATGGAATATTAAAAGATGTAGAAGAGGCAAAAGCTATAGCAAGAGAGATAGGATACCCAGTGCTTCTTAAGGCTTCCGCAGGTGGTGGAGGAAGAGGTATAAGGATATGCAGGAACGAGGAGGAGCTTGTTAGAAATTATGAAAACGCGTACAACGAAGCGGTCAAAGCCTTCGGAAGAGGTGATCTTCTCCTTGAGAAGTATGTAGAAAACCCAAAGCACATAGAGTTTCAAGTTCTTGGGGACAAGTACGGTAATGTCATACACTTAGGAGAGAGGGACTGTTCCATACAGAGAAGAAACCAAAAGCTTGTGGAGATAGCTCCTTCCTTACTTTTGACTCCTGAGCAGAGGGAGTATTACGGAAGCTTGGTGGTAAAAGCGGCAAAGGAGATAGGTTATTACAGTGCAGGAACTATGGAGTTCATAGCGGACGAGAAAGGAAACCTTTACTTTATTGAGATGAACACAAGAATACAGGTAGAACATCCTGTGACGGAAATGATAACGGGCATAGACATAGTAAAGTGGCAAATAAGGATAGCAGCAGGAGAAAAACTCAGGTACTCTCAAGAAGACATAAAGTTCAACGGTTTTTCCATAGAGTGCAGAATAAACGCAGAAGATCCCAAGAAGAACTTTGCACCCAGCATAGGTACCATAGAAAGGTACTATGTGCCGGGAGGCTTTGGTATAAGGGTGGAGCATGCAGCTTCAAAGGGCTACGAGATCACACCCTATTATGATTCTTTAATAGCCAAACTTATAGTGTGGGCTCCCCTTTGGGAGGTTGCGGTGGATAGGATGAGGGCAGCGTTAGAGACTTACGAAATATCCGGTGTAAAAACCACCATACCCCTTTTGATAAACATCATGAAAGAAAAGGACTTTAGAAGCGGAAAGTTTACTACCAAATACTTGGAGGAGCACCCCGAAGTTTTTGATTACGCAGAGCACAGAGATAAAGAAGATTTTGTAGCCTTTATATCCGCTGCCATAGCAAGTTATCACGGACTTTGA